The following is a genomic window from Lagenorhynchus albirostris chromosome 2, mLagAlb1.1, whole genome shotgun sequence.
AGGTTTCCCAGCTGacaagtagaattgctgggaCTGGGCCCAGTCCATCTAGCTCCAAGTCTCCCTATTTGTGAAATAGCCACTCATTCTCAGGCAGAATTTGTGCATGGTCGAAGTTGTACAGTGTTGGGCCTCAAACTGGGGAGAGACACAGCTACCAGGGAGATCTCTACAAATCAGGACATCCTGACAAGACTTCCAGGCTGCTGACCTCATGGCCCTTGTGGTCCCAAACCTTCACCAAGTGCCTGCCTACAGGCAGTGTCTGGCCCCCCAAAAAGGTGACAGACCAGTCCTCGCCTGAGAAAGCTCTGACCTGAGAACTGTGTTTGCTACTCTGACTCTGTTACTCATGCAGTGTAGAATACTGGGTAAGTCTTTGGGCCTCCTTTTCCCCTGTGTCCAGAAAGGGACAGTAAGATTTGTTATTGTGACTGTCATGTAGGATTTTGATGGGAAATGTTAAagatatcaaatatttattgagcagctactgtgTGTAGGCACTGCACTAAGTATTTTCCGTGCATTATCCctgtttaattctcacagtaatcCTGTAAACCATTCTTACCCTCATTTtctgatgaggaaatggaggctctgaAAGGTTTGTCCTAGGCCACTCAGCTAGCAAGTGGTGAAGCTGAGAGGGAGCCTGTCTGACTGACTGCCCAGCGAACATTCTTAACTGCTACTGCCTCTTATGTAGCTAGAGTTCAACACTACAAAAATGCAATGATATCGTTgatcatgataataataataataaaatcaatattgCACCAGAATAGTAGCCCACCCAGTGTCGACCTAGGAAGAGCATGTTGTCAAGGCCTTTCCACAGAGTTGAATGATGATGATAGTTATTGAgggtctgctctgtgccaggcactgcacatTCAGTACAGACAATTCCTGCCATGATCCCAGTAGCTCTGGGatgaaaccaaggctcagagaggtgaaatcatttgtccaaggtcacaatgAGTAAGTGGCAGAACAATCTGGATTTGAACCCCGATTTTGgcgcctggggctgggaggataGGCAACTGGGATGACAGAGGACACAAGTACCAGACCCTCAGGATCTTGCCTCACCTCTGCACCTACTGCCACCCCAGAGCTCCCTTCCCAGGGGATAGAGACAGGTGGCAAAGGGAGAGCCCTGCCAGCATGGGGGGACCCTGGGCTAAAAGATACAAAAAGGTAAGTCTGGAAAGGGGCCTATTTAAGACCCTGAGGGGACAAAAATGCCCAGGGTGTGACTGGCCATGCAAGGTTCTTTGGAGAGGAGGCACCGACATGATGGGGGACAGTCATTCTGAGCTGCCTGCTGTGTTAGGGGCTGGGAAAGCAGAGGTGTGTAGATGTGCTCTTGGCTCTAAATGAGTGTATAGTTAGCTGGGGCAGTAAGACCTAGACCCAAAAAATGGAATCTCGGGGAGGAAGTGACCCTgagagaaacacagaaaacatGCCAGAGGCcctaaaaggagagagagagacaaagggagaaagTCATCCTAAGAGTGTGTGTTTGGGAGGAAACAGAAAGAAGCGATTCTGGATCCTGGAAAGAATCTCGGACTGGAAATCAAGGCTTGTGCTGGGCCATTGGATGGCCCTGCGTTGCCCAtgttctagttgtgtgacttGGGGCACACATAGTGCCTCTGTCTCAGAGCCTCGGGGCGCCTTCCTGGCATGCTTAAGGATTTATTCTTTCTACCTGTATTTAATTACCACCTtctccatgccaggcactgtacacTGCAGATTCAGGGGGTGAAGGGACTAGGCAAGTTTCCCGGCTTTGATGGAGACTACAGTCTGGTGGATTAAATATAGAATTCAATGAGGCCATGAATATAAATTGCTTTGCTCAGAGCCCAGCCTGCTGTACCCAAGAGCATGGGGACTATAATTAGAGCAAATGAACTCTAGCCTCCCATGCCCTgacttgctgggtgaccttgggcaagtcaattCACCTTTCTGGGGCCCAGTTTCCTCTTCTTGAAAATGTCTCAAAATGACTCTGGGATTCTGCAATCCTTCCCATGTCCTGTACTGGCAAGGCCTAGGGCCAACTCCATCACTGGACTTTGAATCCTAGTCTTGGTGTCATTGGCTTCCCTGGTCCTGGGTCCTCAGAGGATGGAAAGAAAAGGGTTTGGGACAGCCCACCACTGAGAGCTTGGGTCATGGATCTGGGGTGGcctcctggggctgggggaggagacagGGACTCGAGACTCCCACCTCGTGACTTATGACTCTTCTCCACTTCAGTCGGCCCCTGCAGAAAGGCAACCACCCCATGTGCAAGGAGCACGAAGATGAGAAAATCAACATCTACTGCCTCACGTGTGAGGTGCCCACGTGCTCCATGTGTAAGGTGTTTGGGGTCCACAAGGCCTGCGAGGTGGCCCCACTGCAGAGTGTCTTCCAGGGACAAAAGGTGCTGACCTGAGCTACTTCCACCCCCAGCCCGAGCCTGCTGGACATATGATTCAGGATGTGGATTTGATCCCTATAGATCTGCTGAGCTGGCCTTGCGGGAATAGTCACCCTGGAGGGACTTCCTGCCCGCAGGGCCAGCAGCCCTTGCCTTCCCTGGGGAGGTGGCTGAACTCATGAGTTATACTTAGAGCCACTTGAGAGCATCTCGGTGTGGCCCCAAGAGAGAGGGCAGGTCCCAGGGCCAGGCCACCAGGGCCCTCTCTGGCCACGACTTCTACCACCCAGTGTGGTTTGGGTCCCAGATACCCCTTCCTGTGCTGGTCACCTCTCCCTGGATCCCTCTGCAGCAGGAGGCAGCTGAGAGTCCTCTCCCCGGGCCTCTGGGCCTGTGGGAGCCCCGCCATGCTGTACATGCAGTAAGCAATGGCTGCCCTTTCTATACTCTTTCCTCCCCCCCTCCTACTCTTCTCTTGATCTCTCTCTTCTAGAACTCTCCAAcctctttcttttatggatccCTCCATTCCTAGAAACAAGCCCCTCCTCTGCCAGCACGTTGCTGTGTATTTTGGGCAGCtcatttcccctctctgggcctcatctgtaaaatgagggatgCAGTATCTCTCTGATATTTTCTGCTCTGGAGCTGAGCTGTACCTCAGAAAGAGGCTCTTTCTAGCAGAGAGGGGAGTAAGGGTGCCGTTTTGCTGCCACGCTCCAGAGGGCAGGCCCTGAGACtatttttgtctctcttctcctgATCCCCTACCCCTTCCTCCCGTCTAGACTGAGCTGAATAACTGTATCTCCATGCTGGTAGCAGGGAATGACCGTGTTCAGACCATCATCACTCAGCTGGAGGACTCCTGTCGAGTGACCAAGGTGAGGGGAAGACTAGCTCTGCCTGGGGGTTCGAAGCCTCCCAGTGCAGCTTGGTCTCTGGGGTGTTCAAGcagggatggtgggggagggactGACTAATCAATTCATCCACCCATTCAACAAACGCTTCCTGAGGACAGCTGTGTGTCAGGCTCAGCCAGAGGTGCTGAGGATGTGGTGGTGAGCAAGACAGACcaggtccctgacttcaggcAGTGTCCCACCAATAATTCCCAGCATTTATTCAGCACTAGTAGCTTTTAGAACATTGTTCTCCAGTGTGCTGTAGACTAaagcttctcaaacttgaatgtgcatGCAAACCAccctgggatcttgttaaaattcaagttctgattcagtaggtctagaaTGAGGCATGAGattctgcttttctaacaagctcccaggatTTGCCCAAGTTGCTAGTCCATGGactacactttgagtagcaaggctgTAGAGGCAGAAGGCAACTTTTCTATCCCTGCAAAAGCACCCATGATTTTCCATCTCCCCTTGTGGGGACCTGGAAATGAGATGGGGGAAAGGGATCATTACATTTCTGGTGGACAAAAGAGTTGTGTGAAGGATAGGtttaaaggaaggaagagggatgtTGTTATTACCCATAACAACATAATAACATAACAACATAATAACTGGGAGGGGCTCCCAGTCTGACAGAGGATACTAGAGCCCCCAGTCTGATGAGATGCTATTATTATACCTactttataggtaaggaaacgaAGATTAGCATCAGTGTTGGACAGAAGGAAGCCTCAATGTGGAGGCCACTAGGGGAGGAGCAGCTTCTCCACCTCTCAGATGACCAAATGATGCAGAGCTTCCCAAATCTGGTCTTGGTCCTAAAATGGGAGGAAGACTGTGACTTGGGGAGGCCCACATACATCATCCCATCTGACCTTAGagtctctactttttttttttttttttttttgcggtacgcgggcctctcactgttgtggcctctcccgttgcggagcacaggctccggacgcgcaggctcagcggccatggctcacgggcccagccgctccgcggcatgtgggatcttcccggaccggggcacaaactcgcgtcccctgtatcggcaggcggactctcaaccactgcgccaccagggaagcccagagtctcTACTTTTGACGAAAGGTGTAGCTTTCTCTATGACCCCAGCCTCCAAATGTTACTGGTGTGCTAAGTGGCTGGGGAACCTTAGCAAAAGCTGTCTTCTTGCTAAGGCTTCATTTCAtgttctgtgaaatgggggtgcaGTCAATCTCCCCAGCTTCAGACTTTTTATTCCTAGCACACCCATCCCAAGAAAGAAGCATTGGGGATAGGATGGAGGGCCTGCAGGATGTGACTCCAAGATTTCTGTCCCCAGGAGAACAGTCACCAGGTGAAGGAAGAGCTGAGCCGGAAGTTCGATGTGCTGTACACCATCCTGGACGAGAAGAAGAGTGAGCTGCTGCAGCGGGTCACGCGAGAGCAGGAGGAGAAGCTCAGCTTCCACGAGGCCCTCATCCAGCAATACCGGCAGCAACTGGAGAAGTCCAGCAAGCTGGTGGAGACAGCCATCCAGTCCCTGGACGAGCCTGGCGGGGCCATCTTCCTCTCGGTGAGCAGGACCGGGAGGGTGTGGGCACTTCAGCTCCACAGCCCTGTCTGAGGGTCAAGTCGTGCTTCATCCCGGATCACCAAAGaatgtgcccttgggcaagtcatttaatgctctccaagcctcagtctctcatctgtaaatgagcaTGTAACAGTTCCTACCTTCTTTCCTCTTAACTGATTTTATGAGGATCATATAAAAGGATGTTTGTGAAATGGCTTTGCAAGCGGCAAAATACAGTGTCCACGTGGAGACGATTAATTGAGCACCTGCCAGAGGCCAGCCACTGAGGTGGAGACACAGATGAACGAGACACAGCCCTACCCTAGAAGAGCTTCTTGGGGGAGACATAAAAAGATCAGCAATAAGATTTTGTGAAGGAAGAGTAAAGTTCAATAAAAATTTCCTAAGCACGTACTGTGGGCCAGGCTTCGTGCTATCCATTGGGTATAAAAATGTGATTAGGTATCATTCTCATCTTGAAGATTTCAGAGTTTAAGAGGGTTTAGACTGATACTCCTAGAATCCAAGCTTCCTGCCAGGACAACGGGAGGGTCCTAGGATGATGAGCAAGATGTGTGCAGACGATGGACAGAGGGAAAATCCAAGTTGTGTTCTGCTGAAACTCAGGAGCGGGTCACAGCTGGGCTAGGGAACGGCACCAAGTGCCCATCTGCAGAGCCCAGTCACTGGTTTTGCTGATTTCCTGGGGCTACCCTTTCTGCAGTCCTAaccctttgctcttttttttcccccacagagTGCCAAGCAACTCATCAGAAGGTCAGTGTCTCTCCGGGGCTATGATCCAAGGCCCCAGCTCCCTTCAGGGCCTCTGACTTCTGTCCAGAGGGCCTCCTCCTTTGCATTAGGTCTGCTGGGAGGGTCTCACCCCAGGATAGCTTTCCTGGCCTTTGCACCCCTGCTTTCTTGGACCATCCATTCTGCTTGTGACTGGAGAGGAAATACTCCATCCTCCAGGGGGAGTCACTGGGTGCAAGGCCTGGGTGTGGGCACAAGCAGGCACACTGGTATAAGTTAGGGCTAAAACAACTCCTTCCTTCTCTGAGGCCAGAGATCTCACTgtgctcccaccccacccctttttctctctcccctacaGCATTGTGGAAGCGTCCAAGGGTTGCCAACTGGGGAAGATAGAGCAGGGCTTTGAAAACATGGACTACTTTACTTTGGACTTAGAGCACATAGCAGACACCCTGAGGGCCATCGACTTTGAGACAGGTAAGGGACTATTTTCCCCCAAAATCAGCTTCCCTCCCACTGAGCCCCACATAGAGGCAGATACACTAGCAAAGACGCCCAGATATCAGTTAAATTCATACAGCCAACTTCTGGATGAGCCCAGAGCCcaccacagtgcctggtacataatagttGCTCAATTAATTATGTATGGCTCTGCGTTAGGGAGGAACCTGGGGCAATAGAAAGAGCTTGGCAACTGGAGTCGGGCAGACCTAAGGTCAAATCCGATTCTACCACTTCTTATCTGTGTGGCCTTTTGGAGGCTCCCTCCGCCTCTGAAGTTAGGAGCTTCATTTCCTAACTTTAAACTTAGGTAACAAATGGACCTCCTGACAATGACCACCGAATGGTGCTGTTACAACAAATAAGATATTGCTTCAGAAGCCTTTGTAAGATGCTGGACATATACTAGTTATTGCCTAAAGCTAGTCTTGGCTTCAGCTTCTTACTGCTGTAATCGCGGACGCTCAGGCACCTTAATTCATCTATATTCTGTCCTTGCTTCTGTTTGTGATTACTCTTCCATAACGTGCATATAATAATTGTAACAATATAACCATaacaataataaaggaaaaattataagagaaaatgAGGCAACCAGATGGAGAACAAAGATTTTGATAgtttgctcaaggttacacagttGAAAGATAGCTAGTTAGCGATGAAGAAAGAGAGGGCGGATCCCATTCTGCTGAATGTTGCATTTGTCTGAGAGGTGATGCTCCAATGATCTGccgagagaaagaaagaggggtaGAGGTTGTTCAGGAACAGGGAAGAACTGTGAGTGGGCtggcaagagaaagagaaaagcttcTTGGCACCTCCTGCATCTGCTCTCCTGCAAGCTTTCAGACTCTGATGTGTTAAATCTGTTCCCAGAAGCCCAAATATACTCTATTCTTGGGTAAGGACAAAATGCATCCCAAAGCTGAGATGTCAACGGACTCGGGTGTATCCACTGCTGTAGAGCATCTGCTCCACTGTCACCCTCCCTAAGCTAAGATATTCAAGAGTCGATCATACTATGTGAACAGTCCGACATTGTGACTATCTGTACTGCCTTCAGTAATCTCCCTGAGCCTCCGTGCCCTCATGGATAAATGGGGAGAGTACCCACAGCTACCATTTATCGAGCACTTTCTATATCTGGGGCACTGAGCCCTGGACGTGAATTTTGTTGTTTAATACAACAACTTTAAGAGGTAGTTCTCTTGTCATCTCCATTTTGTAACTGAGGCAATAAAACCAAGGAAAGGTGAAAGACTTGCAAAGGCCACATACCAGTAAGTAACCCCGCGCAGATTCCACCGAGGGCCTTCTGGGGATTTTATGAGGCAGTGCGTGTACAGTCCTTAGCACAAGGaagcacttggcacatagtaagttctcAGCAAATGCTGCTATGAGTAGTTAATTGTGATAATGGTTAAACCACCACAAAACCGTTCCCTGGGTTATGCACAGATCCCAATTGTCAGTTTGGAGGAATTAACTCTTTCAAGCCTCTCCCCAGATACTCTTGACAAATGCTCTGAGTCTGTAGTGACCCCTCAGGGCCCCCAAAGGCTTAAGGAAGTGGCTtgagagagggggtggggaagggacacGTTCCCTGTGAGTAGAGCTTGAAGGCGATACCCCAGGATGGGAGAGTGAGCACAAAGCTTGCGGCACAGTCACTGTCTGAAGCTCAGTTTCAGACACCTAAGGAGCAGATGGCCCCAGAAGGGCTTCATGCCCCACTTCCACGCCTCTGTAGGCTAAGGAATGCGGAAGACTGAAGAAGGAGCGCTAGGCAAGCAGATTTCAAAGGCTGAGCAGATTCCTTCAGAATAAGGATTCTGCTCCCTGAGAATCAAGGCGTTTTTGTCCCATTTTCCCC
Proteins encoded in this region:
- the TRIM63 gene encoding E3 ubiquitin-protein ligase TRIM63 — encoded protein: MDYKSSLIQDGNPMENLEKQLICPICLEMFTKPVVILPCQHNLCRKCACDIFQAANPYWANRGGSVSMSGSRFRCPSCRHEVIMDRHGVYGLQRNLLVENIIDIYKQECCSRPLQKGNHPMCKEHEDEKINIYCLTCEVPTCSMCKVFGVHKACEVAPLQSVFQGQKTELNNCISMLVAGNDRVQTIITQLEDSCRVTKENSHQVKEELSRKFDVLYTILDEKKSELLQRVTREQEEKLSFHEALIQQYRQQLEKSSKLVETAIQSLDEPGGAIFLSSAKQLIRSIVEASKGCQLGKIEQGFENMDYFTLDLEHIADTLRAIDFETGEEEEEFIEEENQEEEESTEGREEGHQ